A region from the Oceanidesulfovibrio marinus genome encodes:
- a CDS encoding asparagine synthase-related protein: protein MLISRSIPLHNNFSGYYYDTSRCDEVIEEDDAVFLFHGWLYKDLDLTPRDLYARLRTTHDISQFKGVFCGALIMNNDVTVFTDRLGLGDVFVQEDPLIVSDRFTEFFRIAEYTMDDLDPVGVAEFVMFEHCIKSRTFIESIRLLPCGTVQTIGKEPYQYWDYAFSPKVRPSRKEAFEELDGLFNHAITRIRMENPDGVFGIGLSGGLDSRITAKYLKDRGANVTTFVFDHNNSDAARVSAKLARVMGLPLKRLVIPDDFSSVLDAHMEYDPMYSVRNAAYCTIRDQLPQCDAMVTGFFGDTGFGSHIKAAELTNDGDLAPKLRKRLDVVKTQLAEDDVVARVDADLASYDIGKPHWQCAERSEIDNRQHRFVKNSPSFHFYGRYLPTYSMFSDLDVVEFILSLPVDELYENNFYHSFIRYRFPRLARIRSERRAYSLMDPSWARHAKTFALKVKYKIHEKTGVTLPIFRTIGYRDAFDFERIYEVNKPHVSRELHAPGLRIDAIRALTGLRGNQVKYNYYTVGLFAERYLHDAQGYSV from the coding sequence ATGCTGATCTCTCGCTCAATTCCACTGCACAATAATTTCAGCGGATATTATTACGATACTTCCAGATGTGATGAAGTCATAGAAGAAGATGACGCTGTATTCCTTTTCCATGGCTGGTTATATAAAGACCTCGACCTGACGCCCCGCGATCTGTATGCGCGGCTTCGCACCACGCACGACATCAGTCAGTTCAAGGGAGTCTTTTGCGGCGCCCTGATCATGAACAACGACGTGACTGTCTTTACCGACCGTCTCGGCCTGGGCGACGTCTTTGTCCAGGAGGACCCGCTCATCGTCTCCGACCGTTTCACGGAGTTCTTCCGCATTGCCGAGTACACCATGGATGACCTGGACCCGGTCGGCGTGGCCGAGTTCGTCATGTTCGAGCACTGCATCAAAAGCCGGACATTCATCGAGTCCATCCGCCTTTTGCCCTGCGGCACGGTCCAGACCATCGGCAAGGAGCCGTACCAGTACTGGGACTACGCCTTTTCGCCCAAGGTGCGGCCCAGCCGGAAGGAAGCCTTCGAGGAGCTGGACGGTCTCTTCAACCACGCCATCACGCGCATCCGCATGGAAAACCCGGACGGCGTCTTCGGCATCGGCCTGTCCGGTGGCCTGGATAGCCGCATCACCGCCAAATACCTGAAGGACCGCGGCGCCAACGTCACGACATTCGTCTTCGACCACAACAACTCCGATGCAGCGCGGGTCTCGGCCAAGCTGGCGCGCGTCATGGGCCTGCCCCTCAAGCGCCTCGTCATCCCGGACGATTTTTCCAGCGTGCTCGACGCGCACATGGAGTACGACCCCATGTACTCCGTGCGCAACGCCGCCTACTGCACCATCCGCGACCAGCTGCCGCAGTGCGACGCCATGGTCACGGGCTTTTTCGGCGACACGGGCTTCGGCAGCCACATCAAGGCCGCCGAGCTGACCAACGACGGCGACCTGGCTCCCAAGCTGCGCAAGCGGCTGGACGTGGTGAAGACGCAGCTCGCCGAGGACGACGTTGTGGCGCGGGTAGACGCCGACCTTGCCAGCTACGACATCGGCAAGCCCCACTGGCAGTGCGCCGAGCGCAGCGAGATCGACAACCGCCAGCACCGCTTCGTGAAAAACAGTCCGTCCTTCCACTTCTACGGCCGCTACCTGCCGACCTACTCCATGTTCTCCGACCTGGACGTGGTCGAGTTCATCCTCTCGCTGCCCGTGGATGAGCTCTACGAAAACAACTTCTACCACAGCTTCATCCGCTACCGCTTTCCCCGGCTCGCCCGCATCCGCTCCGAACGACGCGCCTACAGCCTCATGGACCCGAGCTGGGCGCGCCATGCCAAAACATTCGCCCTCAAGGTGAAGTACAAAATCCACGAGAAAACAGGCGTCACCCTGCCGATCTTCCGCACCATCGGCTACCGGGACGCCTTTGATTTCGAACGCATCTACGAAGTGAACAAGCCGCATGTCTCGCGCGAGCTGCATGCTCCTGGCCTTCGGATTGATGCAATACGTGCTTTAACTGGCTTGCGTGGCAATCAGGTCAAATACAATTACTACACTGTCGGCTTATTCGCGGAGAGGTACCTTCATGATGCTCAAGGATATTCTGTGTAG
- a CDS encoding efflux RND transporter permease subunit: MDLANYALRHKAVTLVFTLLVAIGGYLSYQSLGRLEDPQFTIKEAVIFTQYPGATAAEVEEEVTEPLETAIQQLKQLDEVRSISRSGVSIIYAEIQDKFDGKELPQVWDELRRKVGDASGNLPPGCGTPQINDDFGDVYGVFLAITGEGYNFHDLREFAKDLRRELLLCQDVGRIDFWGTQTEVVYVEIDRARLARLGIPASVIFDTINAQNTVTSAGDVKVGPEQVNLRVTGGFTSVKAMEDLLIPATSASGESRMIRLKDVATVERGYLDPPQELLFRNGVPAVSLGISTVDGGNVVTMGEAVRARLKELTPRIPVGFEVEPIAFQADTVKDAVSGFVINLLEAVAIVVLLLVLFMGLREGLIMGVVLLITILGTFIFMKIWGVNLQRISLGALVIALGMLVDNAIVVTEGIVMKALQGMPRDKAATDTVREVQWPLLGATVIAIMAFAAISVSDDTTGEFLGSLFQVIAISLGLSWVFAVTITPWLCVSFLKEPSEIKEAHSNWLYRGYRGFLRFCIHHRWLTLASVAVMFFVSIYSFQFVEKNFFPNSTRTQFTVDVWYPAGTHIEDTAGALTDMSAHIRALPHVTGTDSFVGNGALRFILTYEPEMPDSSYGQILVSVDDFEAIPGLMAQVEQYINEEFPDVVSAVEAFKLGPSAEAVEARLIGEDPLVLRQLADQVMAIMHANDNARTIQHDWRQRVKALEIHMAEAQSREAGVTRPDIGEALAMNFSGVSAGVYRDGDTLLPIMLRPPREQRQGVGNLDDVQVWSTAVGKALPIGQVTEGSETVWENPIIRRLDRKRTLTVSCQQRTGTAMTLFAQLRPEIEAIDFPPGYTLEWGGEYEESGDANSKLMANVPLAFAIMFFISVMLFNSLRHPLIIFLGLPMALIGVVAGLLTAGQPFGFMAMLGFLSLSGMLIKNEIVLLDQINLEIAAGKEPYQAVVDSAVSRVRPVCMAAFTTVLGMIPLVWDAFFAAMAVTIMAGLTFATALTLVVVPVLYCVFFRIKQNTPAHPGGDGSDPAAEAPPLAASS, translated from the coding sequence ATGGATCTTGCCAACTACGCCCTGCGCCACAAGGCGGTGACGCTGGTTTTCACCCTGCTTGTGGCCATCGGCGGCTACCTTTCGTACCAGTCCCTGGGCCGCCTGGAGGACCCGCAGTTCACCATCAAGGAGGCCGTGATCTTCACCCAGTACCCCGGCGCAACGGCCGCCGAGGTGGAGGAGGAGGTCACGGAACCGCTGGAGACCGCCATCCAGCAACTCAAACAGCTGGACGAGGTGCGCTCCATCTCCCGATCCGGCGTCTCCATCATCTACGCGGAGATCCAGGACAAGTTCGACGGCAAGGAGCTGCCCCAGGTCTGGGACGAGCTACGCCGCAAGGTGGGCGACGCCTCCGGTAACCTGCCGCCGGGGTGCGGAACGCCGCAGATCAACGACGACTTCGGCGACGTGTACGGCGTGTTCCTGGCCATCACAGGCGAGGGCTACAACTTCCACGACCTCAGGGAGTTCGCCAAGGATCTGCGCCGGGAGCTGCTGCTCTGCCAGGACGTGGGCCGCATCGACTTCTGGGGCACCCAGACCGAGGTCGTCTACGTGGAAATCGACCGCGCCAGGCTGGCCCGGCTCGGCATTCCGGCGTCCGTCATCTTCGACACCATCAACGCCCAAAACACGGTCACCTCCGCAGGCGACGTGAAAGTGGGTCCGGAGCAGGTCAACCTGCGCGTCACCGGCGGCTTCACCAGCGTGAAGGCCATGGAGGACCTGCTTATCCCTGCCACCAGCGCCTCCGGCGAAAGCCGGATGATCCGGCTCAAGGACGTGGCCACGGTGGAGCGCGGTTACCTGGACCCGCCCCAGGAACTGCTGTTCCGCAACGGCGTGCCGGCCGTGAGCCTGGGCATCTCCACCGTGGATGGCGGCAACGTGGTGACCATGGGCGAGGCGGTGCGCGCCCGGCTGAAGGAGCTCACTCCGCGCATCCCCGTGGGCTTCGAGGTCGAGCCCATCGCCTTCCAGGCCGATACGGTAAAGGATGCGGTGAGCGGCTTTGTGATCAACCTGCTGGAAGCCGTGGCCATCGTGGTCCTGCTCCTCGTGCTCTTCATGGGGCTGCGGGAGGGTCTGATCATGGGCGTGGTCCTGCTGATCACCATCCTGGGCACCTTCATTTTCATGAAGATCTGGGGCGTGAACCTGCAGCGCATCTCCCTGGGCGCGCTGGTCATCGCCCTGGGCATGCTTGTGGACAACGCCATCGTGGTCACGGAAGGCATCGTCATGAAGGCCCTGCAGGGCATGCCGCGCGACAAGGCCGCCACGGACACGGTGCGCGAGGTCCAATGGCCGCTTCTCGGCGCCACGGTCATCGCGATCATGGCTTTTGCCGCCATCTCGGTCTCGGACGATACCACAGGCGAGTTCCTGGGCAGTCTGTTCCAGGTCATCGCCATCTCCCTGGGGCTGAGCTGGGTCTTTGCCGTGACCATCACGCCCTGGCTCTGCGTGAGCTTTCTCAAGGAGCCGTCTGAGATCAAGGAGGCGCACTCCAACTGGCTGTACCGCGGCTACCGCGGCTTCCTGCGCTTCTGCATCCACCACCGTTGGCTCACCCTCGCCTCCGTGGCCGTCATGTTCTTTGTCTCCATTTACAGCTTCCAGTTTGTGGAGAAGAACTTCTTCCCGAACTCCACGCGCACACAGTTCACCGTGGATGTCTGGTACCCGGCGGGCACGCACATCGAGGACACGGCCGGAGCGCTGACCGATATGAGCGCACATATCCGCGCCCTTCCCCATGTGACGGGCACGGACTCCTTTGTGGGCAACGGCGCGCTGCGCTTCATCCTGACCTACGAACCGGAGATGCCGGACAGCTCCTACGGCCAGATTCTGGTGAGCGTGGACGACTTCGAGGCCATCCCCGGGCTCATGGCGCAGGTGGAGCAGTACATCAACGAGGAGTTCCCGGACGTGGTCTCCGCCGTGGAGGCCTTCAAGCTCGGCCCCAGCGCCGAGGCCGTCGAGGCCCGGCTCATCGGCGAGGACCCCCTGGTGCTGCGCCAGCTGGCCGACCAGGTCATGGCGATCATGCACGCCAATGATAACGCGCGCACCATCCAGCATGACTGGCGCCAGCGGGTGAAGGCCCTGGAGATCCACATGGCCGAGGCCCAGAGCCGCGAAGCCGGCGTAACCCGGCCGGACATCGGCGAGGCCCTGGCCATGAACTTCTCCGGCGTGAGCGCAGGCGTCTACCGCGACGGCGACACCCTGCTGCCCATCATGCTGCGTCCGCCCAGGGAGCAGCGTCAGGGCGTGGGCAATCTGGACGACGTACAGGTCTGGAGCACAGCGGTCGGCAAGGCGCTGCCCATCGGGCAGGTCACCGAAGGGTCCGAGACCGTGTGGGAAAATCCCATCATCCGCCGGCTGGACCGCAAGCGCACTCTGACCGTGAGCTGCCAGCAGCGCACCGGCACGGCCATGACGCTCTTTGCGCAGCTCCGGCCGGAGATCGAGGCCATTGATTTCCCTCCGGGTTACACGCTGGAATGGGGCGGCGAGTACGAGGAATCGGGCGACGCCAACAGCAAGCTCATGGCCAACGTGCCGCTGGCCTTTGCCATCATGTTCTTTATCTCGGTGATGCTCTTCAACAGCCTGCGCCATCCCCTGATCATCTTCCTGGGATTGCCCATGGCGCTCATCGGCGTGGTGGCCGGCCTGCTCACGGCCGGGCAGCCCTTCGGCTTCATGGCCATGCTCGGCTTTCTCAGCCTCTCGGGCATGCTGATCAAGAACGAGATCGTGCTGCTCGATCAGATCAACCTGGAGATCGCGGCGGGCAAGGAGCCGTACCAGGCAGTGGTCGATTCCGCCGTGTCCCGCGTACGGCCCGTGTGCATGGCCGCCTTCACCACGGTGCTCGGCATGATCCCGCTGGTCTGGGACGCCTTTTTCGCGGCCATGGCCGTAACCATCATGGCCGGCCTGACCTTTGCCACGGCGCTGACCCTGGTGGTGGTGCCGGTGCTCTACTGCGTATTCTTCCGAATCAAGCAGAATACGCCGGCGCATCCCGGCGGGGATGGCTCGGACCCTGCCGCCGAAGCCCCGCCCCTGGCCGCCTCCTCCTGA
- a CDS encoding efflux RND transporter periplasmic adaptor subunit yields the protein MKKKTLLISLLCAVVAGGGVLFWSGVPQKAFGQQNQAQAATTCARPVPTAKIQPAPDANLREFPATVQAARRVDLSFSVSGVLIELHGKAGSVVTKGEVIARLDPRDYQNALDSAQARYDEARQNLMRTRTLRSQSVTTESELDSAEATYETAEAELRTRRKALEDTVMVAPFNGVVARRYVENHEHIQENTEVLSLQSIDNIEVSFQVPERLVAQWGNVALDTVQVRFEADADTWREAKVREVSAEADAVTRTYEVVAGVDAPEKLKMLSGMTAVARLLLPASSGKDVAVLAPMTAVFGGSDGESYVWVIDDNQAPPVKTRVELGGMRDEGVEVLSGLEPGQRVAVAGVHSLSEEMVVRPMRAGSEGLE from the coding sequence ATGAAGAAAAAGACCCTGCTCATATCCCTGCTCTGCGCCGTTGTCGCCGGCGGCGGTGTTCTGTTCTGGAGTGGCGTGCCGCAAAAGGCTTTTGGCCAGCAGAATCAGGCCCAGGCCGCAACTACCTGCGCCAGGCCCGTGCCCACGGCCAAGATCCAACCCGCGCCGGACGCCAACCTGCGGGAGTTTCCGGCCACGGTGCAGGCCGCGCGGCGCGTGGACCTGTCCTTCTCCGTGAGCGGCGTGCTCATCGAGCTCCACGGCAAGGCCGGCAGCGTGGTCACAAAAGGCGAGGTCATCGCCCGGCTGGACCCGCGCGACTATCAGAACGCCCTGGACTCCGCCCAGGCCCGCTACGACGAGGCCAGACAGAACCTGATGCGCACGCGCACTCTGCGCAGCCAGAGCGTGACCACCGAGTCCGAGCTGGACAGCGCCGAGGCAACCTATGAAACCGCCGAGGCCGAGCTGCGCACCCGCCGCAAGGCCCTGGAGGACACGGTCATGGTCGCGCCATTCAACGGTGTAGTGGCCAGGCGATACGTGGAGAACCACGAGCACATCCAGGAGAACACCGAAGTCCTCTCCCTGCAGAGCATCGACAACATCGAGGTTTCCTTCCAGGTGCCGGAACGGCTGGTGGCCCAGTGGGGCAACGTGGCCCTGGACACCGTGCAGGTGCGTTTCGAGGCGGATGCCGACACGTGGCGCGAGGCCAAGGTGCGCGAGGTGAGCGCCGAGGCCGACGCCGTGACCCGCACGTACGAGGTGGTCGCCGGCGTGGACGCTCCCGAGAAGCTGAAGATGCTCTCCGGCATGACCGCCGTGGCGCGTCTGCTGCTGCCCGCGAGCTCGGGCAAGGACGTGGCCGTGCTCGCACCCATGACCGCCGTGTTCGGCGGCAGCGATGGCGAATCCTACGTCTGGGTCATCGATGACAACCAGGCCCCGCCGGTGAAGACGCGGGTGGAGCTGGGCGGCATGCGCGACGAGGGCGTGGAGGTTCTCTCCGGCCTGGAGCCCGGGCAACGCGTGGCAGTGGCCGGCGTGCACAGCCTGAGCGAGGAGATGGTGGTCCGGCCCATGCGCGCCGGAAGCGAGGGGCTGGAGTAG
- a CDS encoding TetR/AcrR family transcriptional regulator, producing the protein MTQQNNTRQALLEAACQLFAEHGYDAVSTRMIAETAQVNLGGIHYHFGSKEKLYVAAFNHATAMDDRCCISDIAAENPELMETPEGQAEIIRIATLKMFDEFFFGETLSWKTRIMLRELSSPSSAQPILAREVIKPALTGDMDFIRRIQPGVSEQTALAWANMLHAQAIFHLLCQGTLKLMFGVRNINRSFYETTAREAANALILLLGLPLVTSAESR; encoded by the coding sequence ATGACGCAACAGAACAATACCCGCCAGGCCCTGCTGGAGGCCGCCTGCCAGCTCTTTGCCGAGCACGGCTACGACGCCGTGAGCACGCGCATGATCGCCGAAACCGCACAGGTCAACCTGGGCGGCATCCACTACCACTTCGGCAGCAAGGAGAAGCTCTACGTCGCCGCCTTCAACCACGCCACCGCCATGGACGACCGCTGTTGCATCAGCGATATTGCCGCCGAGAACCCGGAGCTCATGGAAACGCCCGAGGGCCAAGCCGAGATCATCCGCATCGCCACCTTGAAGATGTTCGACGAGTTCTTTTTCGGCGAGACCTTGAGCTGGAAGACACGCATCATGCTGCGGGAGCTTTCCTCCCCCTCCTCGGCCCAGCCCATTCTCGCGCGCGAGGTCATCAAGCCCGCCCTGACCGGCGACATGGACTTCATCCGCCGCATCCAGCCGGGAGTGTCCGAGCAGACCGCCCTGGCCTGGGCAAACATGCTGCACGCCCAGGCTATCTTTCATCTGCTCTGTCAGGGCACGCTCAAGTTGATGTTCGGCGTGAGAAACATCAACCGGTCATTCTATGAAACAACGGCCCGCGAGGCTGCCAACGCCCTGATTCTGCTGCTCGGCCTTCCCCTGGTCACATCTGCGGAAAGCCGCTGA
- a CDS encoding class I SAM-dependent DNA methyltransferase, which produces MDKAIFDKVYNAKDHDVLMDAYKDWAGQYDSDLEQEGYVAPAATAAILDAYVEDKDAYILDAGCGTGQVGALLARAGYTTIDALDYSEDMLAEAKKKNVYKKLTQADLTKPLEIADNTYDAIICVGTFTYGHVGPDSFGELIRITKNGGYICFTVREGAYEDHDYRKHMLKLEGTGCWELEELRQTDYIRGENVTCKVCLYRVAK; this is translated from the coding sequence ATGGATAAGGCTATTTTCGACAAGGTGTACAACGCCAAGGACCACGACGTGCTCATGGACGCGTACAAGGACTGGGCCGGCCAGTACGACTCGGACCTGGAGCAGGAAGGCTATGTGGCACCTGCCGCCACGGCCGCAATTCTGGACGCCTACGTGGAGGACAAGGACGCCTACATCCTGGACGCAGGCTGCGGCACCGGCCAGGTGGGCGCGCTGCTGGCCAGGGCCGGCTACACCACCATCGACGCCCTGGACTACTCCGAGGACATGCTCGCGGAAGCCAAGAAGAAGAATGTCTACAAGAAACTGACCCAGGCCGATCTGACCAAACCACTGGAGATCGCCGACAACACCTATGACGCGATCATCTGCGTGGGCACCTTCACCTACGGCCACGTGGGGCCGGACTCCTTTGGCGAGCTCATCCGCATCACCAAGAACGGCGGCTACATCTGCTTCACCGTTCGCGAGGGCGCCTACGAGGACCACGACTACCGCAAGCACATGCTCAAGCTGGAGGGCACGGGCTGCTGGGAGCTCGAAGAGCTGCGTCAGACCGACTACATCAGGGGCGAGAACGTGACCTGCAAGGTCTGCCTCTACCGCGTGGCCAAGTAG
- the proX gene encoding glycine betaine/L-proline ABC transporter substrate-binding protein ProX gives MKTRIIAICATVAMVIGLATAAMAADLPGEGKTIRPGRATWTTGFFQEAIYSRALEELGYTVDKAKDLSNPIFYQAVTQGDVDYWANGWFPLHYAQLPDDFDEKAESIGYVAKAGGLSGYLVSKDAVDKYGIKTLDDFKRDEVKKAFDANGDGKADLVACPPGWGCEKVISHHMKAYGLEDSINAIKASYSASMADAVARYESGEPVFFYTWAPNWTIFKLKPGKDVVWMNVPSIDPSDAQKGFEDELTATGIEGAVSDPINMGFVANDIRVVANKEFLAENPAAKKLFEIMSIPLNDIAEQNTKMFDGEDSQKDIERHVDEWISKNKKQWDAWIAEAMKAAG, from the coding sequence ATGAAGACCCGTATCATCGCAATCTGCGCCACCGTGGCCATGGTCATCGGTCTGGCGACCGCGGCCATGGCCGCCGACCTGCCCGGCGAGGGCAAGACCATCCGGCCCGGCCGCGCCACCTGGACCACCGGCTTTTTCCAGGAAGCCATCTACAGCCGCGCTCTGGAAGAGCTCGGCTACACCGTGGACAAGGCCAAGGACCTCTCCAACCCCATCTTCTACCAGGCCGTCACCCAGGGCGACGTGGACTATTGGGCCAACGGCTGGTTCCCTCTGCACTACGCCCAGCTGCCGGACGACTTTGACGAGAAAGCCGAGTCCATCGGCTACGTGGCCAAGGCCGGCGGCCTCTCCGGCTACCTGGTCTCCAAGGACGCCGTGGACAAGTACGGCATCAAGACCCTGGATGACTTCAAGCGCGACGAGGTGAAGAAAGCCTTTGACGCCAACGGCGACGGCAAGGCCGATCTCGTGGCCTGCCCCCCCGGCTGGGGTTGTGAAAAGGTCATCAGCCACCACATGAAGGCTTACGGTCTGGAGGACAGCATCAACGCCATCAAGGCGTCCTACTCCGCCTCCATGGCCGACGCCGTGGCGCGCTACGAGAGCGGCGAGCCGGTCTTCTTCTACACCTGGGCTCCCAACTGGACCATCTTCAAGCTCAAGCCCGGCAAGGACGTCGTGTGGATGAACGTGCCCTCGATCGATCCCTCCGACGCCCAGAAGGGCTTTGAGGATGAGCTCACCGCCACCGGCATCGAAGGCGCCGTGAGCGATCCCATCAACATGGGCTTCGTGGCCAACGACATCCGCGTGGTGGCCAACAAGGAGTTCCTGGCCGAGAACCCCGCGGCCAAGAAGCTCTTCGAGATCATGTCCATTCCGCTCAACGACATCGCCGAGCAGAACACCAAGATGTTCGACGGCGAAGACAGCCAGAAGGACATCGAGCGCCATGTGGACGAGTGGATCTCCAAGAACAAAAAGCAGTGGGACGCCTGGATCGCCGAGGCCATGAAGGCCGCCGGCTAG
- a CDS encoding ABC transporter permease produces the protein MTILNFNDYIVPLDDWIEMFIQWLVHNYRSQFQLIKWPVEQTLGSIDWVLNAMPAIVVIVLLGIIAWRMANVRLAIFSMVTMTFIGFLGLWSDAMTTLAMVLSSVVFCALVGIPTGILAARSDRFERIIRPVLDAMQTTPAFVYLVPVVMLFSIGTVAGVIATIVFAMPPIIRLTSLGIRQTPPELVEAAVAFGATPMQVLRRVQLPLAKPTIMAGLNQTIMMSLSMVVIAALIGAGGLGVAVFQGLNSLDVGLAGIGGLSIVLMAIVLDRITQSLGKEIKK, from the coding sequence ATGACCATACTCAACTTCAATGATTACATCGTGCCGCTGGATGACTGGATCGAGATGTTCATCCAGTGGCTGGTGCACAACTACCGCAGCCAGTTCCAGCTCATCAAATGGCCCGTGGAGCAGACCCTCGGCTCCATCGACTGGGTGCTCAACGCCATGCCGGCCATCGTGGTCATCGTGCTGCTGGGCATCATCGCCTGGCGCATGGCCAACGTCCGCCTGGCCATCTTCAGCATGGTCACCATGACCTTCATCGGCTTTCTGGGGCTGTGGAGCGACGCCATGACCACCCTGGCCATGGTGCTCTCCTCGGTGGTGTTCTGCGCTCTGGTGGGCATCCCCACCGGCATCCTGGCGGCGCGCAGCGACCGCTTCGAGCGCATTATCCGGCCCGTGCTGGACGCCATGCAGACCACGCCCGCCTTCGTCTACCTCGTGCCCGTGGTGATGCTCTTCTCCATCGGCACCGTGGCCGGCGTCATCGCCACCATCGTCTTTGCCATGCCGCCCATCATCCGGCTTACCAGCCTGGGCATCCGCCAGACGCCGCCGGAGCTGGTGGAGGCGGCCGTGGCCTTCGGCGCCACGCCTATGCAGGTGCTGCGCCGCGTGCAGCTTCCCCTGGCCAAGCCCACCATCATGGCCGGCCTCAACCAGACCATCATGATGTCCCTGTCCATGGTGGTCATCGCCGCGCTCATCGGCGCGGGCGGCCTCGGCGTGGCGGTCTTCCAGGGCCTGAACAGCCTGGACGTGGGCCTTGCCGGCATCGGCGGCCTGTCCATCGTGCTCATGGCCATCGTGCTGGACCGCATCACCCAGTCACTGGGCAAAGAAATCAAGAAATAG
- the proV gene encoding glycine betaine/L-proline ABC transporter ATP-binding protein ProV, translating into MNEKIVVKNLYKIFGKEPKKAIELVQQGHDKQTIHKETGMTVGVQDASFSVMEGEVFVVMGLSGSGKSTLVRMLNRLIEPSSGNVYVDGEDVAQMSQDALVNLRRRNMTMVFQSFALMPHMTVLENVAFGLEMAGISKKDRERRAAEALEQVGLGPYARSRPRQLSGGMQQRVGLARGLAVDPDIMLMDEAFSALDPLIRTEMQDELLKLQQEHTRTIVFISHDLDEAMRIGDRIAIMEGGRIVQVGTPEEILRNPADEYVRSFFRGVDPTNILTARDIVRDTQTTVITRDGLGPRTALERLTSQDRDFAFVLDPAKRYQGTISVESLRQAVEREQSGAAGLKSAMLDNVIPARPEATMQDILAEVAANPWPVPVVDEAGAYLGAISKNIFLRTLQREAEQARTEG; encoded by the coding sequence ATGAACGAAAAGATCGTCGTCAAGAACCTGTACAAGATCTTTGGCAAGGAACCGAAAAAAGCCATCGAGCTCGTACAGCAGGGACACGACAAGCAGACCATCCACAAAGAAACCGGCATGACAGTGGGCGTGCAGGACGCCAGCTTCTCCGTGATGGAGGGCGAAGTCTTCGTTGTCATGGGCCTGTCCGGCTCGGGCAAGTCCACCCTCGTACGCATGCTCAACCGGCTCATCGAGCCCTCGTCCGGCAACGTCTATGTGGACGGCGAGGACGTCGCCCAGATGAGCCAGGACGCGCTGGTCAACCTGCGCCGGCGCAACATGACCATGGTCTTCCAGTCATTCGCGCTCATGCCGCACATGACCGTGCTGGAGAACGTGGCCTTTGGCCTGGAGATGGCCGGCATTTCCAAAAAGGATCGCGAACGCCGCGCCGCCGAGGCGCTGGAGCAGGTGGGGCTGGGGCCATACGCCCGCAGCCGGCCGCGGCAGCTCTCCGGCGGCATGCAGCAGCGCGTGGGCTTGGCCCGCGGCCTGGCCGTGGACCCGGACATCATGCTCATGGACGAGGCGTTCTCCGCCCTCGATCCGCTCATCCGCACCGAGATGCAGGACGAGCTGCTCAAGCTGCAGCAGGAGCACACCCGGACCATCGTCTTCATCTCCCACGACCTGGACGAGGCCATGCGCATCGGCGACCGCATCGCCATCATGGAGGGCGGCCGCATCGTGCAGGTGGGCACGCCCGAGGAGATTCTGCGCAACCCGGCCGACGAGTACGTGCGCTCCTTTTTCCGCGGGGTGGACCCCACCAACATCCTCACAGCGCGGGACATCGTGCGCGACACCCAGACCACGGTCATAACCCGCGACGGCCTGGGCCCCCGCACCGCCCTGGAGCGGCTCACCTCGCAGGACCGCGACTTCGCCTTCGTGCTCGACCCCGCCAAGCGCTACCAGGGCACCATTTCCGTCGAGAGCCTGCGTCAAGCCGTGGAGCGCGAGCAATCCGGCGCGGCCGGCCTCAAGTCCGCCATGCTGGACAACGTCATCCCGGCCAGGCCGGAGGCGACCATGCAGGACATCCTCGCCGAGGTGGCGGCCAACCCCTGGCCGGTCCCGGTGGTGGACGAAGCCGGCGCCTACCTGGGCGCAATCTCCAAGAACATCTTCCTGCGCACCCTCCAGCGGGAGGCCGAGCAGGCCCGGACCGAAGGGTAA